A section of the Pseudomonas lini genome encodes:
- a CDS encoding membrane integrity-associated transporter subunit PqiC, which yields MTALRLPFILMLAGVLGLAGCSVHQPVSLYQLDSGSPAQPAQSAGMAVLLGPVTVADYLQRETLLQRQPDGSLQASVDGRWAGSLSSDIDQLLLRQVAGHLDSQRVVLAPATVGFAPDVQVLLTITRLDSGASQPAVLDAQWRLIDRRGQVRDNRIIHLQEQHTGGTAAQVQAQGVLLQRLAEQLSTALKPLANQPPIAEAPRKQAAKPVAPAAEPEKQPKIPMASPIRTDMEVFRF from the coding sequence ATGACTGCTCTGCGCCTTCCTTTTATTTTGATGCTCGCCGGCGTTCTTGGCCTGGCGGGTTGCAGCGTTCACCAACCGGTGTCGCTGTATCAGCTGGACAGCGGAAGTCCGGCTCAGCCTGCGCAAAGCGCGGGCATGGCGGTATTGCTTGGCCCGGTAACGGTGGCCGACTACCTGCAACGCGAAACCTTGTTGCAGCGCCAGCCCGATGGCAGCCTGCAAGCTTCGGTTGACGGTCGTTGGGCGGGTAGCCTGTCGTCGGACATTGATCAGCTGTTGCTGCGTCAGGTCGCCGGTCATCTGGACAGCCAGCGCGTTGTCCTGGCACCGGCGACAGTGGGTTTCGCACCGGATGTTCAGGTTCTGCTGACGATCACGCGTCTGGACTCGGGTGCATCGCAACCGGCAGTCCTTGATGCGCAATGGCGCCTGATCGACCGTCGTGGTCAGGTGCGCGATAACCGCATCATTCATCTGCAGGAGCAGCACACTGGCGGGACTGCAGCTCAGGTTCAGGCTCAGGGTGTGTTGCTGCAGCGTCTGGCCGAGCAGCTGTCGACAGCGCTCAAGCCGCTGGCCAACCAGCCGCCGATCGCCGAAGCGCCTCGCAAACAGGCTGCCAAGCCTGTGGCACCGGCAGCAGAGCCAGAGAAACAACCGAAAATCCCGATGGCTTCGCCGATTCGCACGGATATGGAAGTGTTCAGGTTCTAA
- a CDS encoding esterase-like activity of phytase family protein has protein sequence MRFGWALACALLLTSVTVSAQPPELRLLSEHAVDGMRGGNLSGLAQCGKDLWTVSDRDDDQIYRLDTRNNTWQAETVRIDVPLVPDSGLPWGLRSRTWAASFVRGGDLDFEGITCDSAGNRYIVSEAHAAVLQVPPIGPASWLKISPMLVREARASGMLLHFNALFEGLTINPAGDTLWLAAERERRGLLLIKRKQTVWDCDGGCVLLSEAGVEMQPAQFPKARARSRDFADLSLFDGKLFTLERNVFQVCRRDAVTAKVERCWSFAAEALQEKRRYSQPFGLAEALIVDADGAWIGIDNNNGARADGEKRPIVWRFAAPEGGWSAKP, from the coding sequence ATGCGATTTGGCTGGGCCCTGGCGTGTGCGTTGCTGCTGACCTCGGTAACGGTTTCGGCGCAGCCTCCTGAGCTGCGCCTGTTATCCGAGCATGCCGTCGACGGCATGCGCGGCGGCAATCTGTCGGGGCTGGCCCAGTGCGGCAAGGACCTGTGGACTGTTTCGGATCGGGACGATGATCAAATCTATCGCCTCGACACCCGCAACAACACCTGGCAAGCCGAAACCGTGCGCATTGACGTACCTCTGGTACCCGACAGCGGTTTGCCCTGGGGCTTGCGTTCCCGGACCTGGGCGGCGTCGTTCGTGCGGGGCGGGGACCTGGATTTCGAAGGCATTACCTGCGACAGCGCCGGTAATCGTTACATCGTCAGCGAAGCACACGCCGCGGTGCTGCAAGTGCCGCCAATCGGGCCTGCGTCCTGGCTGAAAATCTCGCCGATGCTGGTACGCGAAGCACGGGCCAGCGGCATGTTGCTGCACTTCAATGCGTTGTTCGAAGGCCTGACGATCAATCCGGCCGGTGACACGCTGTGGCTGGCCGCTGAGCGTGAGCGCCGTGGTTTGCTGCTGATCAAGCGCAAACAAACGGTGTGGGACTGCGACGGTGGCTGTGTGCTGCTGAGTGAAGCGGGGGTGGAGATGCAGCCAGCGCAATTTCCCAAGGCCCGTGCACGCTCCCGGGATTTTGCCGATCTGTCATTGTTCGACGGCAAGCTGTTTACCCTTGAGCGCAATGTCTTTCAGGTTTGCCGTCGCGATGCGGTGACGGCCAAGGTCGAGCGCTGCTGGTCGTTTGCCGCCGAGGCCTTGCAGGAAAAACGTCGTTATTCACAGCCCTTTGGGCTGGCGGAAGCGTTGATCGTGGACGCCGACGGTGCCTGGATCGGTATCGACAACAATAATGGTGCGCGCGCCGACGGCGAGAAACGCCCGATTGTCTGGCGCTTTGCCGCGCCTGAAGGTGGCTGGAGTGCCAAGCCATGA
- the parE gene encoding DNA topoisomerase IV subunit B translates to MATPSASSYNADAIEVLSGLDPVRKRPGMYTDTSRPNHLAQEVIDNSVDEALAGHATSVQVILHADHSLEVSDDGRGMPVDIHPEEGVSGVELILTKLHAGGKFSNKNYQFSGGLHGVGISVVNALSTEVRVRVKRDGNEYQMTFADGYKKTELEVIGTVGKRNTGTSVFFAPDPKYFDSPKFSISRLKHVLKAKAVLCPGLLVSFEDKATGEKVEWHYEDGLRSYLVDAVSEFERLPDEPFCGSLAGNKEAVDWALLWLPEGGDSVQESYVNLIPTAQGGTHVNGLRQGLLDAMREFCEFRSLLPRGVKLAPEDVWERIAFVLSMKMQEPQFSGQTKERLSSREAAAFVSGVVKDAFSLWLNAHPETGMLLAELAINNAGRRLKASKKVERKRITQGPALPGKLADCAGQDPMRSELFLVEGDSAGGSAKQARDKEFQAILPLRGKILNTWEVDGSEVLASQEVHNIAVAIGVDPGSADIAQLRYGKICILADADSDGLHIATLLCALFVQHFRPLVDAGHVYVAMPPLYRIDLGKEIYYALDEAERDGILDRLVAEKKRGKPQVTRFKGLGEMNPPQLRETTMDPNTRRLVQLTLEDFDATSEMMDMLLAKKRAGDRKSWLESKGNLAEVLG, encoded by the coding sequence ATGGCCACTCCCAGCGCTAGCTCTTATAACGCAGACGCCATCGAAGTCCTCTCGGGCCTCGACCCGGTGCGCAAACGCCCCGGCATGTACACCGACACCAGTCGGCCGAACCACCTCGCCCAGGAAGTTATCGACAACAGCGTCGACGAAGCCTTGGCCGGGCATGCGACATCGGTGCAGGTCATCCTGCACGCCGATCACTCTCTGGAAGTCAGCGATGATGGCCGTGGCATGCCAGTGGACATTCACCCGGAAGAGGGTGTGTCGGGTGTCGAGCTGATCCTCACCAAGCTTCATGCGGGCGGCAAGTTTTCCAACAAGAACTACCAGTTCTCCGGCGGTTTGCACGGGGTGGGTATTTCCGTGGTCAACGCCTTGTCGACCGAAGTCCGGGTGCGTGTAAAGCGTGACGGCAACGAATACCAGATGACTTTCGCTGACGGTTACAAAAAGACCGAGCTGGAAGTGATTGGCACCGTCGGCAAACGCAACACCGGCACCAGCGTGTTCTTCGCGCCGGACCCGAAGTATTTCGATTCACCGAAATTCTCCATCAGCCGCCTCAAGCACGTGCTCAAGGCCAAGGCTGTTCTATGCCCGGGGCTGCTGGTCAGTTTTGAAGACAAGGCCACCGGCGAGAAAGTCGAATGGCATTACGAAGACGGTCTGCGCTCCTACCTGGTGGACGCGGTCAGTGAATTCGAACGCCTGCCGGACGAGCCGTTCTGCGGCAGCCTGGCTGGTAATAAAGAAGCGGTCGATTGGGCGCTGCTGTGGTTGCCCGAGGGCGGCGACAGCGTTCAGGAAAGCTACGTCAACCTGATCCCGACGGCCCAGGGCGGTACTCACGTCAACGGTCTGCGTCAGGGCTTGCTCGATGCGATGCGCGAGTTCTGCGAGTTCCGCAGCCTGCTGCCGCGTGGCGTGAAGCTGGCGCCGGAAGACGTCTGGGAACGCATTGCGTTCGTCCTGTCGATGAAGATGCAGGAACCGCAATTCTCCGGTCAGACCAAGGAGCGCCTGTCATCCCGTGAAGCGGCGGCTTTCGTTTCCGGTGTGGTCAAGGACGCTTTCAGCCTGTGGCTCAACGCTCACCCGGAAACCGGCATGCTGCTGGCGGAACTGGCGATCAACAACGCCGGCCGTCGTCTGAAGGCCAGCAAGAAGGTCGAGCGTAAGCGCATTACCCAAGGGCCGGCGTTGCCGGGCAAACTCGCCGACTGCGCCGGGCAGGACCCGATGCGTTCCGAGCTGTTCCTGGTGGAAGGTGATTCCGCCGGCGGTTCGGCCAAGCAGGCGCGGGACAAAGAATTTCAGGCGATCCTGCCGTTGCGCGGCAAGATTCTGAACACCTGGGAAGTCGACGGCAGCGAAGTGTTGGCCAGCCAGGAAGTGCACAACATTGCCGTGGCCATCGGTGTCGATCCGGGCTCGGCGGACATCGCTCAACTGCGTTACGGCAAGATTTGCATCCTCGCTGACGCCGACTCCGACGGTCTGCACATCGCCACATTGCTGTGTGCCTTGTTCGTCCAGCATTTCCGCCCGCTGGTGGATGCCGGTCACGTCTACGTCGCCATGCCGCCGCTGTACCGTATCGACCTGGGCAAAGAGATTTACTATGCCCTGGACGAGGCTGAGCGCGATGGCATTCTCGACCGCCTGGTAGCCGAGAAGAAACGCGGCAAACCACAGGTCACCCGATTCAAAGGTCTGGGTGAAATGAACCCGCCGCAGCTGCGCGAAACCACCATGGACCCGAACACACGGCGTCTGGTGCAGTTGACGCTGGAAGATTTCGACGCGACCTCGGAAATGATGGACATGCTGCTGGCGAAAAAACGCGCTGGCGATCGCAAGTCCTGGCTGGAGTCCAAGGGCAACCTGGCCGAGGTTCTGGGCTGA
- the serB gene encoding phosphoserine phosphatase SerB, with protein sequence MREIVLINITGVDRPGLTAAITGVLAQGGVNILDIGQAVIHDTLSFGILVEIPDTEQGNSVLKDILFKGYELEQQVRFTPVSEEDYQLWVGNQGKKRHIVTLLTRKVTAEQLQRVSSITAKYGLNIDHIDRLSGRMPLDTPADKGKGCIEFSVRGEAADPQALRAEFLSVAQELNVDIAFQEDSLFRRNRRLAVFDMDSTLIEAEVIDELAKAAGVGDQVSAITERAMAGELDFRASFKERLALLQGLDVSVLDSIGASLRLTEGAETLFAELKRLGYKTAILSGGFTYFAKQLQAKLGIDYVFANELEVVDGKVTGVAVEPIVDAQRKADLLRELAHKEGLRLEQTIAVGDGANDLPMLAIAGLGVAFRAKPLVKQSAKQAISTLGLDGVLYLLGFRDRDGQL encoded by the coding sequence TTGCGCGAAATCGTCCTGATAAACATCACGGGAGTCGACCGTCCGGGTCTGACTGCAGCCATTACCGGCGTTCTGGCCCAGGGTGGTGTGAACATTCTCGACATCGGTCAGGCGGTGATCCACGACACCCTGTCGTTCGGCATCCTGGTTGAAATTCCCGATACCGAACAAGGTAACTCGGTGCTCAAAGACATCCTGTTCAAAGGCTATGAGCTTGAGCAACAGGTGCGTTTCACGCCGGTGTCCGAAGAGGATTACCAGCTGTGGGTCGGCAATCAGGGCAAGAAACGTCACATCGTCACCCTGTTGACCCGCAAAGTGACCGCCGAGCAATTGCAGCGTGTGAGCTCGATCACCGCCAAATATGGTTTGAATATCGACCATATCGATCGCCTGTCCGGGCGCATGCCGCTGGACACTCCGGCCGACAAGGGCAAGGGCTGCATCGAGTTTTCCGTGCGCGGCGAGGCGGCGGATCCGCAAGCGCTGCGGGCCGAATTCCTCAGCGTCGCTCAAGAATTGAACGTCGACATCGCCTTCCAGGAAGATTCTCTGTTCCGCCGTAACCGCCGTTTGGCGGTATTCGACATGGACTCGACGCTGATCGAGGCCGAAGTCATCGACGAACTGGCCAAGGCTGCCGGTGTAGGCGACCAGGTGTCCGCGATCACTGAGCGGGCGATGGCCGGCGAGCTGGACTTCCGCGCCAGCTTCAAGGAGCGCCTGGCCTTGCTGCAAGGGCTGGACGTCAGCGTACTGGATTCCATCGGCGCCTCATTGCGCTTGACCGAAGGCGCCGAAACCCTGTTCGCCGAACTCAAGCGTCTGGGCTACAAGACGGCGATTCTGTCGGGCGGTTTCACCTACTTCGCCAAGCAGCTGCAGGCCAAACTGGGCATCGACTACGTGTTCGCCAACGAACTGGAAGTGGTCGACGGTAAGGTGACTGGCGTGGCAGTCGAGCCGATTGTCGATGCGCAACGCAAGGCGGATCTGCTGCGTGAGCTGGCGCATAAGGAAGGTTTGCGTCTGGAGCAGACGATTGCCGTCGGTGACGGTGCCAATGACCTGCCGATGCTGGCGATTGCCGGTCTGGGTGTGGCGTTCCGCGCCAAGCCGCTGGTCAAGCAATCGGCGAAACAGGCGATTTCCACCCTTGGGCTGGATGGCGTGCTGTATCTGCTGGGCTTCCGGGATCGCGACGGGCAGCTCTGA
- a CDS encoding TIGR02281 family clan AA aspartic protease — protein MSQQPPGKRAGRVLMVLAWCAALFLATRFFGQWEERQQNPNGVVSSEQGKGFIEVKLISNSQGHFIATGQINGQPVDFMLDTGATDVAIPAEVAERLKLEKGFGVTLSTANGLSEGYRTRLDRLQLGDIVLRDVRALVAPGLHGNQVLLGMSALNKLEFTQRGGTMLLRQTTN, from the coding sequence ATGAGTCAGCAACCGCCGGGCAAACGCGCCGGCCGGGTGTTGATGGTGTTGGCCTGGTGCGCCGCACTGTTTCTGGCAACGCGGTTTTTCGGGCAATGGGAAGAGCGCCAGCAAAATCCGAATGGGGTGGTCAGCTCTGAGCAGGGAAAAGGTTTTATCGAAGTGAAGCTGATCAGCAACAGCCAGGGGCATTTTATCGCCACTGGTCAGATCAACGGCCAGCCCGTGGATTTCATGCTCGATACCGGCGCGACCGATGTGGCGATCCCGGCCGAAGTGGCCGAGCGGCTGAAACTGGAAAAAGGCTTTGGGGTGACCCTGAGCACGGCCAATGGCTTGAGCGAGGGCTATCGAACCCGCCTCGACCGGCTGCAATTGGGCGACATCGTGCTGCGTGACGTTCGCGCGCTGGTGGCGCCCGGTTTGCACGGCAATCAGGTGCTGCTCGGTATGAGCGCACTGAACAAACTTGAATTTACCCAGCGCGGTGGCACCATGCTGCTGCGCCAGACAACGAACTGA
- the parC gene encoding DNA topoisomerase IV subunit A has product MSDSLDLSLDGVERRSLADFTENAYLNYSMYVIMDRALPHIGDGLKPVQRRIIYAMSELGLDADSKHKKSARTVGDVLGKFHPHGDSACYEAMVLMAQPFSYRYTLVDGQGNWGAPDDPKSFAAMRYTEARLSRYSEVLLSELGQGTADWGPNFDGTLEEPLVLPARLPNILLNGTTGIAVGMATDVPPHNLREVATACVRLLDEPKATVEQLCEHIQGPDYPTEAEIITPRADLLKIYETGKGSVRMRAVYHIEDGDIIVTALPHQVSGAKVLEQIAAMMQAKPSKAPQIADLRDESDHENPCRIVIIPGARKNFDHDALMQHLFASTELESSYRVNINIIGLDGKPQLKNLRALLVEWLEFRVQTVRRRLQFRLDKVERRLHLLDGLLIAYLNLDEVIHIIRTEEHPKAALIERFALSEIQADYILDTRLRQLARLEEMKLRAEQDELLKEQAKLQALLGSEAKLKKLVRTELIKDAETYGDDRRSPIVERAEAKALTEHDLLPNEKVTVVLSEKGWVRSAKGHEIDATGLSYKAGDGFKALAAGRSNQFAVFIDSTGRSYSVAAHTLPSARGQGEPLTGRLTPPPGASFECVLMPEDDSLYVIASDAGYGFVVKGEDLQAKNKAGKALLSLPNNAKVILPRPVADREQNWLASVTTEGRLLIFKISDLPQLGKGKGNKIIGISGERVASREEYVTDIAVLPEGATLVLQAGKRTLSLKADDLEHYKGERGRRGNKLPRGFQRVDALFVENLN; this is encoded by the coding sequence ATGAGCGACTCCCTTGATCTCAGCCTGGACGGTGTAGAACGCCGGTCACTGGCTGACTTCACCGAAAATGCCTACCTCAACTACTCCATGTACGTGATCATGGACCGTGCCTTGCCGCATATCGGCGACGGCCTGAAACCGGTACAGCGGCGCATCATCTATGCGATGAGCGAGTTGGGGCTGGACGCCGATTCCAAGCACAAGAAATCGGCGCGTACCGTCGGTGACGTGCTCGGTAAGTTCCACCCGCACGGCGATTCGGCGTGCTACGAAGCCATGGTCCTGATGGCCCAGCCGTTCAGCTACCGCTACACGCTGGTCGACGGTCAGGGTAACTGGGGTGCGCCGGACGATCCCAAGTCCTTCGCCGCCATGCGGTACACCGAAGCGCGGTTGTCGCGATATTCCGAAGTGCTGCTCAGCGAACTGGGCCAGGGCACCGCGGACTGGGGGCCGAACTTCGACGGCACGCTGGAAGAGCCTTTGGTGTTGCCGGCCCGTTTGCCGAACATCCTGCTCAACGGCACCACCGGTATCGCCGTGGGCATGGCCACCGACGTACCGCCGCATAACCTGCGCGAAGTCGCGACCGCTTGCGTGCGCTTGCTGGATGAGCCGAAAGCCACAGTCGAGCAGCTCTGCGAGCACATTCAGGGCCCGGATTACCCGACCGAAGCGGAAATCATCACGCCGCGCGCCGACCTGCTGAAAATCTACGAAACCGGCAAGGGCTCGGTGCGCATGCGCGCCGTGTACCACATCGAAGACGGCGACATCATCGTCACCGCGCTGCCGCATCAGGTTTCGGGCGCCAAGGTGCTGGAACAGATCGCAGCGATGATGCAGGCCAAACCGTCGAAAGCCCCACAGATCGCTGACCTGCGAGACGAATCCGACCACGAAAACCCGTGCCGGATCGTGATCATTCCGGGCGCCCGCAAAAACTTTGACCACGACGCGCTGATGCAGCACTTGTTCGCCAGCACCGAGCTGGAGTCGAGTTATCGGGTCAACATCAACATCATCGGCCTGGACGGCAAACCGCAGTTGAAAAACCTGCGGGCGCTGCTGGTCGAATGGCTGGAATTCCGGGTGCAGACCGTGCGTCGCCGCCTGCAATTTCGCCTGGACAAGGTTGAGCGTCGCCTGCACCTGTTGGACGGTTTGCTGATCGCCTACCTCAACCTGGATGAAGTGATCCACATCATCCGTACCGAGGAACACCCGAAAGCCGCACTGATCGAGCGTTTCGCCCTGAGCGAAATCCAGGCCGATTACATCCTCGACACCCGTTTGCGTCAGTTGGCGCGACTGGAAGAAATGAAGCTGCGTGCCGAGCAGGATGAACTGCTCAAGGAACAAGCCAAGCTGCAAGCCCTGCTGGGCAGCGAAGCCAAGCTGAAAAAGCTGGTACGCACCGAACTGATCAAGGACGCCGAAACTTACGGTGACGACCGTCGTTCGCCAATCGTCGAGCGTGCAGAAGCCAAGGCCTTGACCGAGCACGATCTGCTGCCGAACGAGAAAGTGACCGTAGTTCTGTCGGAAAAAGGCTGGGTTCGCTCTGCCAAGGGGCACGAAATCGACGCCACCGGGCTTTCCTACAAGGCCGGGGATGGCTTCAAGGCCTTGGCGGCCGGTCGCTCCAACCAGTTTGCAGTGTTTATCGATTCCACCGGTCGCAGTTATTCGGTGGCGGCGCACACGTTACCATCGGCCCGTGGCCAGGGCGAACCGCTGACCGGCCGCCTGACACCGCCGCCAGGGGCGAGTTTTGAATGCGTGCTGATGCCTGAAGACGATTCGCTGTATGTGATCGCCTCCGACGCCGGTTATGGTTTCGTGGTCAAGGGTGAAGACCTGCAAGCCAAGAACAAGGCGGGCAAGGCGCTGTTGAGTCTGCCGAACAACGCCAAAGTGATTCTGCCGCGCCCGGTAGCCGATCGTGAGCAGAACTGGCTGGCCTCGGTGACCACCGAAGGTCGCCTGCTGATTTTCAAAATCAGCGATCTGCCACAATTAGGTAAAGGTAAAGGGAATAAGATCATCGGGATTTCCGGTGAACGTGTTGCCAGTCGCGAAGAATATGTCACGGACATTGCCGTTTTGCCGGAGGGTGCCACTTTGGTGCTACAAGCCGGAAAACGTACCTTGTCGCTGAAGGCGGACGACCTCGAACACTACAAAGGTGAGCGTGGGCGTCGCGGTAACAAACTGCCACGGGGCTTTCAGAGGGTGGATGCGCTGTTCGTCGAAAACCTCAATTAG
- a CDS encoding AhpA/YtjB family protein — protein MNRPTPVKTDNFFLLIFRALRHRRVPIALRIASHNVILVALALVIYACVMGLQFKQAMHEQADALGESLTTQTATSATELLVSNDILSLNVLLNNLTKNKLVAHAAIYSMDNRILAESGQRPKHSLLGEAEGIYQSKITFQDVTAGQLRISLDMDQFQQPMTISLQSMGILSAILLALSLALSLRLGRNISTPLMQLRVWLRNIDEYTPATERQDEVGDLARQLHANFAPEPAEPVPEPEYDDSDYEDADDNEPTFEVRNLRDPAFDETKPVAGLKPAPRRTVSTVEDDEDDEDPFADLRDDSADSAPKPVVKPQASNLPQHSAVLAVQLGAQDQLRRLPRARLEELLKRYRDCLDQAASLYQSELHTLNDGSTLMLFHTEDSGDDYLTNAICCGELLRALGHQLQIEVADSGITLQLQLGLTLGDELFGLSQIDLLLTETAQDALALSQHSRNLLLVERKISDDALIRQRARIRPIASPEGACCVERLMEPYPSMLERQLARMHERRA, from the coding sequence GTGAACCGGCCCACGCCAGTTAAAACCGATAACTTCTTTCTGCTGATCTTCCGGGCACTGCGTCATCGCCGTGTACCGATCGCATTGCGCATTGCCAGCCATAACGTGATCCTGGTCGCTCTGGCCCTGGTGATCTACGCCTGCGTGATGGGTTTGCAGTTCAAGCAGGCCATGCACGAGCAGGCGGATGCCCTGGGCGAAAGCCTGACCACCCAGACCGCGACCTCGGCCACGGAGCTGTTGGTGTCCAATGACATCCTCAGCCTGAACGTGCTACTCAATAACCTGACCAAAAACAAGCTGGTGGCCCACGCCGCCATCTACAGCATGGACAACCGCATCCTTGCCGAGTCCGGCCAGCGGCCCAAGCACAGCCTGCTGGGCGAAGCCGAGGGTATTTACCAAAGCAAGATTACCTTCCAGGACGTGACCGCCGGGCAACTGCGCATCAGCCTGGACATGGATCAGTTCCAGCAGCCGATGACCATCAGCCTGCAAAGCATGGGCATTCTGAGCGCCATTCTGCTGGCGCTGTCCCTGGCCTTGAGTCTGCGTCTGGGACGCAATATCTCCACACCGCTGATGCAATTGCGGGTATGGCTGCGCAATATCGACGAATACACCCCGGCCACCGAGCGCCAGGATGAGGTCGGCGACCTCGCTCGTCAGTTGCACGCCAATTTTGCGCCAGAGCCGGCCGAGCCTGTGCCGGAACCGGAATATGACGACAGCGATTACGAAGACGCTGACGACAACGAGCCGACCTTCGAAGTACGCAACCTGCGCGATCCAGCTTTCGATGAAACCAAGCCTGTCGCCGGCCTCAAGCCTGCGCCGCGTCGCACTGTCAGCACCGTCGAAGACGATGAGGACGACGAAGATCCGTTTGCCGATCTGCGTGATGATTCGGCAGATAGCGCACCGAAACCAGTCGTAAAGCCGCAGGCATCGAACCTGCCGCAGCACAGCGCAGTACTGGCCGTGCAACTGGGCGCGCAAGATCAGCTGCGCCGCCTGCCCCGCGCACGCCTTGAAGAGCTGCTGAAACGCTACCGCGATTGCCTCGATCAGGCCGCGTCGCTTTACCAGAGCGAACTGCACACCCTGAACGATGGCAGCACGCTGATGCTGTTCCACACCGAAGACAGCGGCGACGACTACCTGACCAACGCCATTTGCTGCGGTGAGTTGCTGCGTGCCTTGGGCCATCAGTTGCAGATCGAAGTCGCCGACAGCGGCATCACCCTGCAATTGCAGTTGGGCCTGACGCTGGGTGACGAGTTGTTCGGCTTGAGCCAGATTGATCTGCTGCTGACTGAAACCGCTCAGGATGCACTGGCCTTGTCGCAACACAGCCGCAACCTGCTGCTGGTAGAGCGCAAGATCAGCGACGACGCACTGATTCGCCAGCGTGCGCGGATCCGCCCGATCGCAAGCCCTGAGGGTGCGTGCTGCGTAGAGCGCTTGATGGAGCCTTATCCGTCGATGCTGGAACGGCAACTGGCGCGGATGCACGAACGCCGGGCATAA